A genomic segment from Glycine soja cultivar W05 chromosome 18, ASM419377v2, whole genome shotgun sequence encodes:
- the LOC114396501 gene encoding vesicle-associated membrane protein 722 has translation MGQQSLIYSFVARGTVILAEYTEFTGNFTSVAAQCLQKLPSSNNKFTYNCDGHTFNYLVDNGFTYCVVAVESAGRQIPIAFLERIKEDFTKKYAGGKAATAAAHSLNREFGPKLKEEMQYCVDHPEEISKLAKVKAQVSEVKGVMMENIEKVLDRGEKIELLVDKTENLRSQAQDFRQQGTKIRRKMWFQNMKIKLIVLGIIIALILIIVLSVCGGFNCGK, from the exons ATGGGACAGCAATCGTTGATCTACAGCTTCGTCGCTCGCGGCACCGTGATCCTAGCGGAGTACACCGAGTTCACCGGAAACTTCACCAGCGTGGCGGCGCAGTGCCTCCAGAAACTCCCTTCCTCCAACAACAAGTTCACTTACAACTGCGATGGCCACACCTTCAACTACCTCGTTGATAACGGATTCA CTTACTGTGTGGTTGCTGTTGAGTCTGCTGGACGGCAGATTCCAATTGCTTTCCTCGAACGAATCAAGGAGGATTTTACCAAGAAGTATGCTGGAGGAAAAGCTGCAACAGCAGCTGCTCATAGCCTCAACAGAGAGTTTGG ACCTAAGTTGAAGGAGGAGATGCAGTACTGTGTTGATCACCCAGAGGAAATTAGCAAGCTTGCTAAAGTGAAAGCTCAGGTTTCAGAAGTCAAAGGAGTTATGATGGAAAATATTGAGAAG GTTCTTGACCGTGGGGAGAAAATTGAGCTTTTGGTGGATAAAACAGAGAACCTTCGCTCTCAG GCTCAAGATTTCAGGCAGCAGGGAACCAAGATTAGGAGAAAGATGTGGTTCCAAAACATGAAGATAAAGCTAATTGTTCTGGGTATCATAATTGCCTTGATTCTCATTATTGTTCTTTCCGTTTGTGGTGGCTTCAACTGTGGTAAATGA
- the LOC114394582 gene encoding pantoate--beta-alanine ligase, whose translation MAPAPRVISDKASMRSWSRSMRAQGKLIGLVPTMGFLHAGHLSLVAQARQLSDVVAVSIYVNPGQFAPTEDLSTYPSDFDGDVKKLASVPGGVDVVFHPRNLYDYGKNGGGDVAEAGGMVSCVESGSGHESWVRVEKLELGLCGKSRPVFFRGVATVVTKLFNIVEPDVAVFGKKDYQQWRLIQRMVRDLDFSIKVIGAEITRDNDGLAMSSRNVHLSPEEREKALSINKSLLRAKSAAGDGQVHCEKLTNLVIQSVTDAGGRIDYAEIVDQNNLEKVEQIKSPVVFCVAAWFGKVRLIDNMEINLSMNV comes from the exons ATGGCTCCAGCCCCAAGGGTGATCTCCGACAAGGCCTCGATGCGGAGCTGGTCGCGCTCGATGCGGGCCCAGGGCAAGCTCATTGGGCTGGTCCCCACCATGGGCTTCCTCCACGCGGGCCACCTCTCGCTCGTGGCCCAGGCTCGCCAACTCTCCGACGTCGTCGCCGTCTCCATCTACGTCAACCCGGGCCAATTCGCCCCCACGGAGGACCTCTCCACCTACCCCTCCGACTTCGACGGCGACGTAAAGAAACTCGCGTCCGTTCCCGGCGGCGTCGACGTCGTTTTCCATCCCCGTAACTTGTACGATTACGGGAAGAACGGTGGTGGTGACGTGGCAGAGGCTGGTGGAATGGTGTCGTGCGTTGAGAGTGGGTCCGGGCACGAGAGTTGGGTGAGGGTTGAGAAGCTGGAATTGGGGCTGTGTGGGAAGAGCAGGCCCGTTTTCTTCAGAGGGGTGGCGACTGTGGTGACGAAGTTGTTTAATATTGTGGAGCCAGATGTGGCTGTGTTCGGTAAGAAGGATTATCAGCAGTGGCGGCTTATTCAGAGGATG GTTCGAGATCTTGATTTTTCCATAAAAGTGATAGGTGCTGAAATAACACGTGATAATGATGGCCTGGCAATGAGTTCACGTAATGTGCACCTTTCACCTGAAGAGAGGGAAAAg GcactatcaataaataaatcattgttAAGAGCTAAATCAGCAGCAGGAGATGGTCAGGTGCATTGTGAGAAGTTGACAAATTTGGTCATCCAAAGTGTTACTGATGCTGGTGGAAGGATCGATTATGCTGAG ATTGTTGATCAAAATAATTTGGAGAAAGTGGAACAGATCAAGAGTCCTGTCGTCTTCTGTGTTGCTGCATGGTTTGGCAAAGTCAGGCTTATAGACAACATGGAAATCAACTTGTCAATGAATGTTTGA